TCCTGGACGCTCGTGTTGAGGCCCTGTCCGCCGGTCGGCGGATGGCAGTGTGCCGCGTCCCCGGTCAGGAACACCCGCTCGCGCCGGTAGGCGTCGGCCAGCCGGGCGTTCATCTCGAACGCGGAGGCCCAGGACACCGAACGGATCACGACGTCGTTCCGGCCGGTGCGTTCGCGGAGGAACGAGGTCAGCCCCTCGGCCGAAAGGTCGATGTCGACATCGAACGGGATCGGGGCCTGGAGCTGGAACATGGCGGTGCCGTAGAGCGGGCACATCGACACCTGCGCCGCCGTGTCCTCGCCCCAACGGTGCCAGGCGTCCGACGAGACGCCATCGACCAGTACGTCCGCGACGATCGCCCGGACGCCGAGGGTCTTGCCGGGGAAGCCGACGCCGAGGGCCTTGCGGACGAAGCTCGATCCGCCGTCGGCGCCTATCAGGTACGAGGCCCGCACGGTCCGCTCGCCGTCAGGGGTCGCGATCCGAGCGGTCACGCCGTCGGCGTCCTGGTCGAAGCCGACGAGTTCGTGGCTGTAGTGCGGGGCGTGGCCGAGCTCGGTCAGCCGTTCCCGCAGCCGGCGCTCGGTGAGGAACTGCGGGACGAGCAGCGGGATCTGGTACGGCTCGTCCGGCGTCGGATCCGACATCTCGACGACGGCCCTGTCGACCGGCCCCTCGTCGGTGTGGAAACGCTGGACGGGGTACTCACCCCCGGAGGCGACGATCCGGTCGATCACGCCGAGGTCCTCGAACACCTCTTGACTTCGCGGCTGGATGCCCTTGCCGCGGGAGCCGATGAACGGGTGCGCCGCCTTGTCGATCAGCAGAAATCCGACATTCCGGCGGGCGAGGTCGATGGCGAGAGTTAATCCGGCCGCCCCCGTTCCGCAGATGATCACGTCAGTGTCCGGGGTGTGCGTCATGGCTCAGCTCTCCGTCGGCGGTAGGCGTCCGAGCGGTTCGGCCCGCTCGAAGGCGACGCACCAAGTTGGTACGTGGCACGAACTAAAGTAGTTCGCGTCGCGTACCTTTGCAAGTAGAATTCGGAGTATGACCTTTCCCAACGACGCACCGCCCTCGGTCGCACCGTCACGCACAGGTGGGGAGCCCGTGCCGGTGGACGTGGACGCCCTCGCCCAGCTGTCGTTTCTGGTACACCACGCCCTGGACGAGATCGCCGGGCAGCACGAATTGTCGATCATCCAGGCGCGACTGCTGGGGGTGCTGCGGGACCGGGAGCCGACGATGAACCAGCTCGGTCGGCTGCTCGGCCTGGACAAGTCCTCGATCAGCGGCCTGGTCGATCGCGCACAGCGTCGCGGCCTGGTCACGCGCGCCGTCAGTGCGAACGACCGCCGCGCGTTCCAGGTCTCCATCACCGACGCCGGACGACAGCTCATCGAACAGCTCGCGGCGCAATTCGCGGAGCGGATCGAGCTGTCCGTCGCGCCGCTCCCGGACGCCGACCGGCAGCGGCTGTCCCAGTTGGCGGCCCAGGTCGTGGCCTCCGACGCCCACCGCCGCGGTATCGACCTTCGCACCACAGCCCGCTGACCGGGTCTCGGAGAACCCCTTCCTGCCGGGGGAGGGGGGCGGTTCGAAGGACGACGCCTGGCTCTCCGGCGGCGGGCCTCCGAGACCGCCCCCTCCGCACTGCGTGGGGATCACCAGCCGATCCCGAGCGTCAGCCCGGTCAGCGGGTTCGCGTGGCCCAGGATCTGCACGGCCGATGAGTAGGAGGACCAGGTCTGGTCGATGGTCGACTGGAGGTGGTTCGCCTGGGAGCCTCCCGCGAGGAAGAGGTCGGAGGAGCGCGGCGCGATGTCGGGGATGTCCAGCTCACCGACGCCGGGCCAGTTCCACCAGTTGCCGCGGTACGGGGCACCCAGCAACCAGAAGCCGGGCCAGTACTTGGCGGCTGCGCCGGTCACGTTCGGCATCTGGAGCCGGGCCTCGACGCGGAGTTTGCCGCCGGCGGGCGGCCGGAAGTCCGAGCGGTCCGTCTCGATGCGGCCCGACGTCCAGTTGCCCGCGGGTTGGCGCCGGGGGGTGATCCGCAGCTTTCCGGTGCCGTCGAGCGAGACGTTGTCGGTGCTGGAGGTCATCGTCTCGACCTCGCCGGTGCCGAAGCCGGCGGGTGAGTGAACCCTCCGGCACGCCTGTCAGGCGCGGCTCCCTACGGCGCTTCCTCATCGCCGTGTTCAGCGCCCT
This portion of the Streptomyces mirabilis genome encodes:
- a CDS encoding FAD-dependent oxidoreductase, yielding MTHTPDTDVIICGTGAAGLTLAIDLARRNVGFLLIDKAAHPFIGSRGKGIQPRSQEVFEDLGVIDRIVASGGEYPVQRFHTDEGPVDRAVVEMSDPTPDEPYQIPLLVPQFLTERRLRERLTELGHAPHYSHELVGFDQDADGVTARIATPDGERTVRASYLIGADGGSSFVRKALGVGFPGKTLGVRAIVADVLVDGVSSDAWHRWGEDTAAQVSMCPLYGTAMFQLQAPIPFDVDIDLSAEGLTSFLRERTGRNDVVIRSVSWASAFEMNARLADAYRRERVFLTGDAAHCHPPTGGQGLNTSVQDAYNLGWKLAAVLDGAPESLLSTYEKERRPIAEAVLGLSERLLEAAKNRDTHRGREVSQLDLGYLDSPLSMTSPDRAHGVLAGDRAPDAPVTGAGGLPTRLFTLFQGPHWTLLGHDVDDAPAPAPRTGLHIHVIGGGGDILDTGGHVHSAYGLSSGQWVLVRPDGYVAAVVGTADLDSLATYLDTVGIRPVPVAQPHHTGTSADMPAPSPWAAPRTRREHRRVRSAAEQRLATAQRELHQLSRQVQRDLRSVRRQGETTAIVARSNFAELAVQSITRLAANLRTDPNDRSGRSDQ
- a CDS encoding MarR family winged helix-turn-helix transcriptional regulator; protein product: MTFPNDAPPSVAPSRTGGEPVPVDVDALAQLSFLVHHALDEIAGQHELSIIQARLLGVLRDREPTMNQLGRLLGLDKSSISGLVDRAQRRGLVTRAVSANDRRAFQVSITDAGRQLIEQLAAQFAERIELSVAPLPDADRQRLSQLAAQVVASDAHRRGIDLRTTAR